Proteins encoded together in one Kutzneria kofuensis window:
- a CDS encoding S53 family peptidase — protein sequence MNRFRAAVLAGALLTLGLPAMAVAAPDTTMHTACTSTTNSTTPTMHCFALYRSTHAFGPNATPEGYGPADLRSAYKLPSTGGAGQTIAIVDAYDNPNAEADLATYRQQFGLPACTTANGCFKKVNQRGAASPLPTGSPNWGVEISLDLDMVSAACPDCHILLVEADTPTSENLGAAEDTAARSGASAVSNSYGTDEFNGMDADAKHYQHPGVAILASSGDYGFQPASFPASLANVIAVGGTTLAKADNARGWTETAWSRAGSGCSAWIPKPAWQHDANCGMRTVADVAAVADTDPGLAVYDTYGLGTQAGWITVGGTSASSPFIAGIIGLAGNGSQITDASSLYTHADKLFDVVGGSNGYCGGDYLCTGLDGYDAPTGLGSPNGVGAL from the coding sequence ATGAACCGATTTCGTGCGGCCGTACTCGCCGGTGCGCTGCTGACGCTCGGCTTGCCGGCGATGGCCGTCGCCGCGCCCGACACCACCATGCACACCGCGTGCACGTCGACGACGAACTCCACCACGCCGACCATGCACTGTTTTGCCCTCTACCGCTCCACGCACGCGTTCGGCCCGAACGCGACGCCGGAGGGGTATGGGCCGGCGGATTTGCGGAGTGCGTACAAACTGCCGTCGACCGGCGGCGCGGGGCAGACGATCGCGATCGTCGACGCGTACGACAATCCGAACGCCGAGGCGGATCTCGCCACGTACCGGCAGCAGTTCGGGCTGCCGGCGTGCACGACGGCGAACGGCTGCTTCAAGAAGGTGAACCAGCGCGGCGCCGCCTCGCCGCTGCCGACGGGCAGTCCGAACTGGGGCGTGGAGATCTCGCTCGACCTGGACATGGTGTCGGCGGCCTGCCCCGACTGCCACATCCTGCTGGTCGAGGCGGACACCCCCACCTCGGAGAACCTCGGCGCGGCCGAGGACACGGCGGCGAGGTCCGGCGCGAGCGCGGTGTCCAACAGCTACGGCACCGACGAGTTCAACGGCATGGACGCCGACGCCAAGCACTACCAGCACCCGGGCGTCGCCATCCTCGCGTCCAGCGGCGACTACGGCTTCCAGCCGGCGTCGTTCCCGGCGTCGCTGGCGAACGTGATCGCGGTCGGCGGCACCACGCTGGCCAAGGCCGACAACGCCCGCGGTTGGACGGAGACGGCCTGGTCGCGTGCGGGCAGCGGCTGCTCGGCGTGGATCCCGAAGCCGGCGTGGCAGCACGACGCCAACTGCGGGATGCGGACCGTCGCCGATGTGGCGGCGGTCGCCGACACCGATCCGGGGCTCGCCGTGTACGACACGTACGGGCTGGGCACACAGGCCGGCTGGATCACCGTGGGCGGCACCAGCGCGTCATCGCCGTTCATCGCCGGCATCATCGGCCTGGCCGGCAACGGCAGCCAGATCACCGACGCCTCGTCGCTGTACACGCACGCCGACAAGCTGTTCGATGTGGTCGGCGGCTCGAACGGCTATTGCGGCGGGGACTACCTGTGCACCGGTCT